The stretch of DNA CGGCGGGCGTGAGACCGTCAGGACTGATGGTCGTGACCCCCATGCGGATCTGACCCAGCAGACCCGCCACCCGGACCATGAAGAATTCATCGAGATTATTCGCTGAGATCGAAAGAAAGCGAAGCCGCTCCAGCACCGGATGGTTCTGGTTTTTCGACTCTCCGAGCACCCGGAAATTGAACCCCAGCCATGAAACCTCACGATTGATGAACCGCTCCGGACTGTCCGGCGCGACCGACGGGATCAGCGTGACTGGCTTGGCTGCGGCTACATTGGCAGAGGCGTCCGGATCGACCAGCTCACGGTCGAGCACGACATCGTCGAGTTCAGCCCCTTTCACGGTCCTGGCTTTCATGGACAGCGTCCTTTCTCCCCTAATCATGATATCAGCCATATGCATCACTGCCATGAAGGAAAGATGTCTGTCGCACTTAGCTCGGGCCGCCACGCTCCAATTTCTGTTCGAGCTCGGCAAGGACCTCGCGGATGAGTGCGCGCGTTACCGGAACTTGGCGCTCGAGACTGATTTGGTCAATCCTGTCCACCAGCAACCGGGCGGCCGCACCCGAGCGCTCCATCCGGGTGATCACATATTCCAGCAGATCGGCAGCGACCCTGAGCTGGCGGTCGCTGAACAGTTTCACCAGCACGGCACGCAGCAGCGCATCGTCCGGTGGCTCGAGTTCGGCAACTTCAGCCGCCTTCAGCCGGGTTGCAAGGTCAGGCAGCCGGACCGGCCAGAGGGTGGGATAGGTGCGTGAGGTGACGAGCAGGTGCCCGCGCTGCTCCTTCGTGATATTGATGAGATGGAACAGCGCTCGCTCGTCAAGCTCGAAGGGGGCGTCTTCCAGAATGACGGCGCCTCCCCGGATCAGCTCGGGAACGAGATCGGCATCGAGCTCCGGTGAGGAAATGAGGGTCGCCTGCGCCGTGACGCGCCAGACACTGGCGAGATGGCTTTTTCCACTGCCTTCGGGACCAACGAGAACCAGCACCCGCGACCGCCAATGCGGCCAGCGGTCGATGGCATTGACGGCTGCTTCATTGCTTTTTGCCACCAGGAAGTCGTCTCGCCCCATCGCCGGCCTGATCGGCAGGCGAAAGGCGAGCTGAGACGGCCG from Rhodoligotrophos sp. CJ14 encodes:
- a CDS encoding chromosomal replication initiator DnaA is translated as MSPSGGAGRPSQLAFRLPIRPAMGRDDFLVAKSNEAAVNAIDRWPHWRSRVLVLVGPEGSGKSHLASVWRVTAQATLISSPELDADLVPELIRGGAVILEDAPFELDERALFHLINITKEQRGHLLVTSRTYPTLWPVRLPDLATRLKAAEVAELEPPDDALLRAVLVKLFSDRQLRVAADLLEYVITRMERSGAAARLLVDRIDQISLERQVPVTRALIREVLAELEQKLERGGPS